A stretch of the Enterobacter mori genome encodes the following:
- the cedA gene encoding cell division activator CedA, whose amino-acid sequence MKPLRQQNRQVISYVPRVEPAPPDHALKVDGFRDVWQLRGKYVAFVLIGEHFRRSPTFTVPESAQRWAMQIRQDEEVEE is encoded by the coding sequence ATGAAACCTCTTCGTCAACAAAACCGCCAGGTTATTAGCTATGTACCCCGCGTTGAGCCCGCGCCGCCTGACCATGCCCTGAAAGTGGATGGTTTTCGCGATGTCTGGCAGTTACGGGGTAAATACGTGGCCTTTGTGCTGATCGGCGAACATTTTCGCCGCTCTCCCACGTTTACGGTGCCGGAGTCAGCGCAACGGTGGGCGATGCAGATCCGCCAGGATGAAGAGGTTGAAGAATAA